The following proteins are co-located in the Acinetobacter sp. NCu2D-2 genome:
- a CDS encoding AEC family transporter: MLLNILFPIFAVVALGYFSAKTGFIQSALITGMSQFVIKIALPAFLLQALASKDLAQIWHPTYFLAYGLGSLLIYAIGFYLCRGYFKSSLTESSVLAVGGSMSNTGFIGTAVLTLLIGSHAAVYLSLTLIVENLLIVTLMMILAERGLHLRQDHHGQMLKDTLLRICKNPVILSIVLGIGCVLMGIKLPDVVAQTLKGIGLTASPLALFVIGASLMGMQFKQMNLQGISLVLIKGILMPLVIFGSLKLFGADRETLYVGTLIAVLPMPIVFGIFAQYYGVQDKALPALVLSTVFGFVITSIWLTQAVHYLS; encoded by the coding sequence ATGCTGTTAAATATTTTATTTCCTATCTTTGCTGTGGTGGCTTTAGGTTATTTCTCTGCGAAAACGGGATTTATTCAAAGTGCTTTAATCACAGGCATGAGTCAATTTGTCATTAAAATTGCGTTGCCTGCTTTTTTATTACAGGCATTGGCTTCAAAAGATTTAGCACAAATTTGGCATCCAACGTATTTTTTAGCCTATGGTCTAGGCTCTTTACTGATTTATGCGATCGGGTTTTATCTATGCCGAGGATATTTTAAATCTTCTCTGACAGAATCGAGTGTGCTTGCGGTCGGTGGCTCGATGTCAAATACAGGGTTTATTGGTACTGCAGTGCTGACTTTGCTGATTGGTTCACATGCTGCGGTTTATTTATCCCTGACCTTGATTGTTGAAAATTTATTGATCGTGACTTTAATGATGATCTTGGCAGAAAGGGGATTACATCTGCGTCAGGATCATCATGGTCAGATGTTAAAAGATACGCTACTTCGGATTTGTAAGAATCCAGTCATTCTCTCAATTGTCCTTGGGATTGGCTGTGTATTGATGGGTATTAAACTACCAGATGTCGTCGCTCAAACTTTGAAAGGTATCGGTTTAACAGCATCGCCTTTGGCACTGTTTGTGATTGGTGCTAGTTTGATGGGGATGCAATTCAAGCAAATGAATCTGCAAGGGATAAGCTTGGTGCTGATTAAAGGCATTTTGATGCCGTTGGTAATATTTGGCAGCTTAAAACTGTTCGGTGCAGATCGTGAAACTTTATATGTGGGGACTTTAATTGCGGTATTGCCGATGCCAATTGTCTTTGGGATTTTCGCACAGTATTATGGTGTACAGGATAAAGCCTTACCCGCATTGGTCTTGAGTACAGTCTTTGGTTTTGTGATCACAAGTATTTGGTTAACCCAAGCGGTGCATTATCTATCCTAG
- a CDS encoding NADH:flavin oxidoreductase/NADH oxidase: MAQLFQPIHFASLELKNRIVIAPMCQYSANTDAEVTYWHEQQWANYALSGAGLCIVEATAVQPNGRISDGDIGLWNDQQATKIKDLLNKIQHISPMPFAVQLAHAGRKASVDKPWTGKGQIAPHQARGWQTVAPSDIAFQLSDHPPLALSEQEIQTLIQDFAASAKRAVDAGFALIEIHAAHGYLLHQFLSPLSNHRQDNYGGCLENRMRLVLEVVQAIKAVVPEGYPVGVRISATDWMDQANGWDVESSIQLAKALEQLDVAYIHVSTAGLHPDQNIAIGPNYQVPHAAAIKKVVQTPVIAVGLITQAQQAEDILVNEHADAIGIARAILFNPRWPWLAAAELGEQIEIAPQYLRCQPHEYKKLFTAFSE, encoded by the coding sequence ATGGCTCAGCTCTTTCAACCGATTCATTTTGCTTCATTAGAATTAAAGAACCGTATCGTGATTGCCCCGATGTGCCAATATTCGGCAAATACGGATGCTGAAGTGACGTATTGGCATGAGCAACAATGGGCAAATTATGCCTTGTCAGGTGCAGGCTTATGCATTGTTGAAGCCACGGCTGTGCAGCCCAATGGGCGAATTAGTGACGGAGATATTGGTCTTTGGAATGATCAACAAGCTACAAAAATAAAAGATTTATTAAATAAAATTCAGCATATTTCACCGATGCCGTTTGCAGTGCAGCTTGCACATGCGGGACGTAAAGCATCGGTGGATAAACCATGGACAGGTAAAGGGCAGATTGCACCTCACCAAGCGCGTGGCTGGCAGACAGTTGCACCGAGTGACATTGCTTTTCAATTATCAGATCATCCACCGCTTGCACTGTCTGAGCAAGAAATACAAACGCTCATTCAAGACTTCGCTGCCAGTGCAAAACGTGCTGTAGACGCTGGCTTTGCATTAATCGAAATCCATGCAGCGCATGGCTATTTACTCCATCAGTTTTTATCGCCGCTGTCGAATCATCGTCAAGACAATTATGGTGGTTGCTTAGAAAACCGTATGCGCCTAGTACTTGAAGTGGTACAAGCAATTAAAGCAGTTGTACCTGAAGGATATCCTGTGGGGGTGCGAATTTCAGCAACTGATTGGATGGATCAGGCGAATGGCTGGGATGTAGAATCTTCCATTCAGCTCGCGAAAGCGTTGGAACAACTGGATGTTGCTTATATTCATGTCTCTACAGCAGGTTTACATCCTGATCAAAATATTGCGATTGGACCGAATTACCAAGTACCACATGCCGCAGCTATTAAGAAAGTAGTTCAGACACCTGTAATTGCAGTAGGGCTAATTACTCAAGCACAGCAAGCTGAAGATATTTTAGTGAATGAACACGCGGACGCGATTGGTATTGCGCGTGCGATTCTATTTAACCCACGTTGGCCATGGTTAGCCGCTGCCGAGTTAGGCGAACAAATTGAAATTGCACCGCAATATTTACGCTGTCAGCCGCATGAATACAAAAAATTATTCACAGCATTCTCTGAATAA
- a CDS encoding carbohydrate porin: protein MKNLNIALIAILAGMTQVHAESAFDPNGKYLFGDWNGKRTELADQGIKFEANVLADTTYLAEGGRDEGQDPLTSSQLWLGTQLDMGKLAGWNDVTVRAVMTARQGQSTTVRDLQDSSAPQLANVQGTFGRGNQDSRLTELSIEKNFKEQGISVKAGRLGLGMDFNVMACDFASTAFCAAQMGKWQGTIWMNTPVAQWGGRVKYQATPELAAQVGVYEFNPDNGNAKAEGQGWSLDTDNADGVSIPVELIWTPKQAVNGLPGSYRIGGMYNTADDVKNQKDIATGQPEDRTFGGWIAVEQQLTSTGSGLQGLHSFANFTWHDRVTTKVDNSQQVGVKYIGLVDSHPNDILGLAVNRVHVNDRFIASQETKEKPNFAYNASAEYNVELNYSYNATSWLMLRPNVQYVINPGSTNNVDNALVLGLTSRIIF from the coding sequence ATGAAAAATTTGAACATCGCTTTAATCGCTATCCTCGCTGGTATGACACAAGTTCATGCTGAATCTGCATTTGATCCAAACGGTAAATACCTATTTGGTGACTGGAATGGTAAACGTACTGAACTTGCGGACCAAGGGATTAAGTTTGAAGCGAATGTATTAGCGGATACCACTTACTTGGCAGAGGGTGGCCGTGATGAAGGGCAAGATCCTTTGACATCATCACAATTATGGTTAGGTACTCAGTTAGATATGGGTAAACTTGCGGGTTGGAATGATGTAACTGTTCGTGCAGTCATGACAGCGCGTCAAGGTCAAAGTACTACGGTACGTGACTTACAAGATAGCAGTGCACCGCAATTGGCGAATGTTCAGGGAACATTTGGTCGTGGTAACCAAGACAGCCGCTTAACTGAGCTTTCGATTGAAAAGAATTTCAAAGAACAAGGCATTAGTGTAAAAGCAGGTCGTTTAGGTCTAGGTATGGACTTTAACGTGATGGCATGTGACTTTGCCAGCACCGCATTTTGTGCAGCGCAAATGGGTAAATGGCAAGGCACAATTTGGATGAACACACCTGTAGCACAATGGGGTGGTCGTGTTAAATATCAAGCAACGCCAGAACTTGCTGCACAAGTCGGTGTATACGAATTCAATCCTGATAATGGTAATGCTAAAGCCGAAGGACAAGGTTGGAGTTTGGACACTGACAATGCTGATGGTGTAAGCATTCCTGTGGAATTGATTTGGACACCTAAACAAGCTGTAAATGGTTTACCGGGTAGTTACCGTATCGGTGGTATGTATAACACCGCGGATGATGTTAAGAACCAAAAAGATATCGCAACGGGTCAGCCTGAAGATCGTACCTTTGGTGGTTGGATTGCGGTTGAGCAACAGTTGACTTCTACGGGTTCAGGCCTTCAAGGCTTACACAGCTTTGCAAACTTTACTTGGCATGATCGAGTAACAACTAAAGTCGATAATTCGCAACAAGTTGGTGTGAAATACATTGGTCTCGTTGATAGCCATCCAAATGATATTTTAGGTTTGGCTGTAAACCGTGTTCATGTTAATGATCGTTTCATTGCTAGCCAAGAAACTAAAGAAAAGCCAAATTTTGCTTACAACGCAAGTGCTGAATATAACGTAGAATTAAACTATAGCTACAATGCAACATCATGGTTAATGTTACGTCCAAATGTTCAATATGTGATTAATCCAGGCTCTACAAATAACGTAGATAATGCGTTGGTATTAGGTTTAACAAGCCGAATTATCTTCTAA
- a CDS encoding tetratricopeptide repeat protein — translation MKKILLAALVAVSTQFTFANTAPASTQKVDPEFAKIEQLVNQKNFKGAYNALSALANKGNAQAIYNLGYLTQTGQGTKKDEKRAIQLYQQASDKGYPIASYVLGKNYAAGTLGLTQDINKAKQLFDKASKNGLMDASIDYAVLMFSENKPESDKKGLERLAPLIKAGNQQAIHAKALYDISNGFKLKDDKPIKAGLESIQNLAKQGYIPALMAMGNMLANGKIVEQNLPEAKKIFGALAENNVPQAKESLQTVEKMIAEQGKKPAQSATTQKKS, via the coding sequence ATGAAAAAAATCTTACTTGCTGCGTTAGTTGCAGTGTCTACTCAATTCACCTTTGCAAATACGGCGCCTGCTAGCACGCAAAAGGTCGATCCTGAATTTGCAAAAATTGAACAACTTGTAAATCAAAAGAATTTTAAAGGCGCATACAATGCCCTTTCAGCATTGGCAAACAAAGGCAATGCACAAGCCATTTACAACTTAGGCTATTTAACACAAACAGGTCAAGGCACGAAGAAAGATGAGAAACGTGCTATTCAGCTTTACCAACAAGCATCTGACAAAGGCTATCCAATTGCGAGCTATGTTCTCGGCAAAAACTATGCGGCAGGTACACTTGGTTTAACTCAAGACATCAACAAAGCAAAACAGCTTTTTGATAAAGCATCTAAAAATGGCTTAATGGATGCATCCATCGATTATGCCGTATTGATGTTCTCTGAGAACAAACCTGAATCTGACAAAAAAGGTTTAGAGCGTTTAGCTCCACTGATCAAAGCAGGCAATCAGCAAGCCATTCATGCTAAAGCCTTATATGACATCAGTAATGGCTTTAAGCTCAAAGATGACAAGCCAATTAAAGCAGGCTTAGAAAGCATTCAAAATTTGGCAAAACAAGGTTATATCCCAGCTTTAATGGCAATGGGTAATATGCTGGCGAATGGTAAAATTGTGGAACAAAACCTGCCAGAAGCGAAAAAAATCTTTGGTGCTTTAGCAGAAAACAATGTACCTCAGGCAAAAGAATCTCTACAAACTGTTGAGAAAATGATTGCTGAACAAGGGAAAAAACCTGCTCAATCTGCAACAACACAAAAGAAAAGCTAA
- the acnD gene encoding Fe/S-dependent 2-methylisocitrate dehydratase AcnD, whose product MNNNYRKPLQGTQLEYYDVRQAVEDIQPGAYAKLPYTSKVLAEQLVRRCDPAILEQSLRQLIERKQEHDFPWYPARVVCHDILGQTALVDLAGLRDAIAEQGGDPSKVNPVVPTQLIVDHSLAVEYGGFDPDAFEKNRAVEDRRNEDRFHFIEWTKTAFENVDVIPAGNGIMHQINLEKMSPVIQNRDGVAFPDTCVGTDSHTPHTDALGVISIGVGGLEAENVMLGRASWMRLPDIIGVELVGQRQAGITATDIVLALTEFLRKERVVGAYLEFFGEGADSMSVGDRATISNMTPEYGATAAMFYIDQNTIDYLTLTGREPEQVKLVETYAKEIGLWASSMKQAEYPRVLRFDLSTVTRNIAGPSNPHARVSTSDLKEKGIAGVVENRTDGLMPDGAIIIAAITSCTNTSNPRNTVAAGLLARKANELGLVRKPWVKSSFAPGSKAAALYLEEAGVLKDLEQLGFGIVAYACTTCNGMSGALDPKIQQEIIDRDLYATAVLSGNRNFDGRIHPYAKQAFLASPPLVVAYAIAGTIRFDIEKDALGTDKDGNPIYLKDIWPSDEEIDALVKTSVKPEQFKKVYIPMFDLGEAEKAPSPLYDWRPQSTYIRRPPYWEGALAAPRTLANMRPLAILGDNITTDHLSPSNAIVLDSAAGEYLAKMGLPEEDFNSYATHRGDHLTAQRATLANPKLFNEMVVRSDGTIKQGSKARVEPEGEVMRMWEAIETYMNRKQPLIVIAGKDYGQGSSRDWAAKGVRLAGVEAIVAEGFERIHRTNLVGMGVLPLEFKAGTDRKTLKLDGTELYSVIGNIAPRSDLTLVIERSTTDGKNEIIKVPVTCRLDTEEEVSVYEAGGVLQRFAQDFLEGNV is encoded by the coding sequence ATGAATAACAACTACCGTAAACCATTGCAAGGTACTCAGCTTGAATACTATGACGTGCGTCAAGCCGTTGAAGATATTCAGCCAGGCGCTTATGCAAAACTTCCATATACCTCAAAAGTACTGGCAGAACAGTTGGTACGCCGTTGTGATCCTGCCATTTTAGAACAGTCTTTACGTCAGCTGATTGAACGTAAGCAAGAGCATGATTTTCCTTGGTATCCAGCGCGTGTGGTGTGTCATGACATCTTAGGTCAAACCGCATTGGTCGATTTGGCAGGATTACGTGATGCCATTGCAGAACAAGGTGGCGACCCATCTAAAGTCAATCCAGTCGTGCCGACACAACTGATTGTCGATCATTCATTGGCAGTGGAATATGGCGGTTTCGACCCCGATGCTTTTGAGAAGAACCGTGCGGTAGAAGACCGTCGAAATGAAGACCGATTCCACTTTATTGAATGGACCAAAACCGCCTTTGAAAATGTCGATGTGATTCCGGCAGGCAACGGCATTATGCATCAAATTAACTTAGAAAAAATGTCACCGGTGATTCAAAACCGTGATGGTGTGGCTTTCCCTGATACCTGTGTAGGTACAGATTCACACACGCCACATACCGATGCTTTGGGTGTGATTTCGATTGGTGTTGGTGGCTTAGAGGCTGAGAACGTGATGCTTGGTCGTGCATCTTGGATGCGTCTACCCGATATTATTGGTGTCGAGCTTGTAGGTCAGCGTCAAGCAGGGATTACCGCAACCGATATTGTGTTGGCATTAACCGAGTTTTTACGTAAAGAACGTGTGGTCGGTGCGTATTTAGAATTTTTTGGTGAAGGTGCAGACAGTATGTCGGTGGGGGATCGTGCCACGATTTCCAATATGACCCCTGAATATGGCGCAACGGCTGCGATGTTCTATATTGATCAAAACACCATTGATTATTTAACCCTGACCGGTCGTGAGCCTGAGCAAGTCAAACTGGTTGAAACCTATGCCAAAGAAATTGGTCTTTGGGCCTCAAGCATGAAGCAAGCGGAATATCCACGCGTGTTACGTTTCGATTTATCAACCGTAACCCGTAATATTGCAGGGCCATCGAATCCACATGCGCGTGTATCGACAAGTGATTTAAAAGAAAAAGGCATTGCAGGCGTGGTAGAAAATCGTACCGATGGTTTAATGCCTGATGGCGCAATCATCATCGCTGCCATTACCTCATGTACCAATACCTCAAACCCACGTAATACGGTTGCTGCGGGTTTGCTTGCTCGTAAAGCGAATGAACTCGGCTTAGTGCGTAAACCGTGGGTGAAATCATCTTTTGCACCGGGGTCTAAAGCAGCAGCGTTGTATTTGGAAGAAGCAGGCGTACTCAAAGATTTAGAACAGCTTGGTTTTGGTATTGTGGCGTATGCATGTACCACCTGTAACGGCATGTCGGGTGCGTTAGATCCAAAGATTCAGCAAGAAATCATCGACCGTGACCTATATGCCACAGCAGTACTTTCGGGTAACCGTAACTTCGATGGTCGTATTCATCCTTATGCAAAACAAGCCTTCTTGGCTTCTCCGCCATTGGTTGTGGCTTATGCGATTGCAGGGACGATTCGTTTTGACATTGAAAAAGATGCTTTGGGTACGGACAAAGACGGCAATCCAATTTACCTGAAAGATATTTGGCCATCCGATGAAGAAATTGATGCTTTGGTCAAAACTTCGGTAAAGCCTGAGCAGTTTAAGAAAGTTTATATTCCAATGTTTGATTTGGGTGAGGCTGAGAAAGCACCAAGTCCACTCTATGATTGGCGTCCGCAAAGTACCTATATCCGTCGTCCGCCATATTGGGAAGGAGCATTGGCAGCACCGCGTACTTTAGCCAATATGCGTCCACTGGCAATTTTGGGCGATAACATTACCACCGATCATTTATCACCATCAAATGCGATTGTATTGGATTCGGCTGCGGGTGAGTATTTGGCGAAAATGGGCTTGCCTGAGGAAGACTTTAACTCTTATGCAACACACCGTGGCGACCATTTAACGGCACAACGGGCAACGCTTGCCAACCCGAAACTGTTTAATGAAATGGTGGTGCGTTCTGACGGTACGATTAAGCAAGGGTCGAAAGCGCGTGTTGAGCCTGAAGGCGAAGTGATGCGTATGTGGGAAGCGATAGAAACCTATATGAACCGCAAACAGCCGCTCATCGTGATTGCAGGTAAAGACTACGGACAAGGTTCAAGTCGTGACTGGGCTGCTAAAGGTGTGCGCCTTGCAGGTGTGGAAGCGATTGTCGCGGAAGGTTTTGAGCGTATTCATCGTACCAATTTGGTCGGTATGGGCGTGTTGCCACTGGAGTTTAAAGCAGGCACAGATCGTAAGACTTTGAAGTTGGATGGTACGGAACTCTATAGCGTGATTGGCAATATTGCGCCACGTTCTGACCTGACTTTAGTCATTGAGCGTTCAACGACAGATGGTAAGAATGAGATTATCAAAGTGCCTGTGACCTGTCGTTTAGATACCGAAGAAGAAGTGTCTGTGTATGAAGCGGGTGGGGTGTTGCAACGTTTTGCGCAGGATTTCTTGGAGGGGAATGTTTAA
- the mutM gene encoding bifunctional DNA-formamidopyrimidine glycosylase/DNA-(apurinic or apyrimidinic site) lyase, whose amino-acid sequence MPELPEVETTKTSLLPLLDQKVLDVTVHQSSLRWPIPADIAKLKNQKLVKLTRRSKYILAEFEQDSMLWHLGMSGSFRLCEMDEPLRKHDHLIIQFEDIQLRYHDPRRFGCILWLDAHSQSKLLDTLGPEPLSDSFTANYLFEKLKNKNVGTKVAIMDNHVVVGVGNIYATESLFNLGIHPAQPAKDLSFSQVEALVIEIKRILKQAIDLGGSTLRDYTNAMGENGYFQQTLLAYGRAGEMCVNCETPLQNIKLGQRASVFCPECQPLKKPKASVKLAEVRGK is encoded by the coding sequence ATGCCTGAATTACCCGAAGTCGAAACCACCAAAACCAGTCTTCTGCCACTTTTAGATCAAAAAGTGTTGGATGTGACGGTGCATCAGTCAAGTTTACGTTGGCCTATCCCCGCTGATATTGCCAAGTTAAAAAACCAAAAATTAGTCAAACTGACCCGACGTTCGAAGTATATTTTGGCTGAATTTGAACAGGATTCGATGCTGTGGCATTTAGGTATGTCTGGCAGTTTTAGACTGTGTGAAATGGATGAGCCATTACGCAAACACGATCATTTGATTATTCAGTTCGAAGATATTCAATTGCGCTACCACGACCCGCGCCGTTTTGGCTGTATTTTGTGGCTCGATGCGCATTCACAAAGCAAATTATTAGATACTTTAGGCCCTGAACCTTTAAGTGACTCTTTTACCGCGAACTATCTCTTTGAAAAACTGAAAAATAAAAACGTTGGCACTAAAGTTGCAATTATGGATAACCATGTCGTTGTTGGTGTAGGCAACATCTATGCAACGGAAAGTTTATTTAATTTAGGTATACACCCTGCTCAACCTGCGAAAGATTTAAGTTTTAGCCAAGTTGAAGCTTTAGTCATTGAGATCAAACGAATCCTAAAACAGGCGATCGATTTAGGTGGCTCTACCCTTCGCGACTATACCAATGCCATGGGTGAGAATGGTTATTTTCAACAGACTTTATTGGCTTATGGACGCGCTGGGGAAATGTGTGTGAACTGCGAAACACCATTGCAAAATATCAAATTGGGTCAGCGAGCTTCGGTATTTTGCCCTGAATGCCAACCTTTAAAGAAACCTAAAGCATCGGTTAAATTAGCGGAAGTACGAGGCAAATGA
- a CDS encoding peptidylprolyl isomerase, with protein MKTAIVRHILVKDKETAEQLKKKILSGADFAKIAKQYSTCNSAKRGGELGEVKKGQLVPVIDKLVFTAAERVLHGPVKSQFGFHLVEVKFRMDF; from the coding sequence ATGAAAACTGCAATTGTTCGTCACATCCTCGTTAAGGATAAAGAAACTGCTGAACAGCTGAAAAAGAAGATTTTATCAGGTGCAGATTTCGCCAAAATTGCGAAACAATATTCCACCTGTAATTCTGCCAAACGTGGCGGTGAATTGGGTGAAGTGAAAAAAGGACAACTTGTCCCCGTCATCGATAAATTAGTCTTTACCGCCGCTGAACGGGTTTTACATGGGCCTGTAAAAAGTCAGTTTGGTTTTCACTTGGTGGAAGTGAAGTTTCGGATGGATTTTTAA
- a CDS encoding zinc ribbon-containing protein has product MVNAGSKPGTGFYFCVQCGKRAYLEIGTDRLPPCTKCLCNQFKK; this is encoded by the coding sequence ATGGTAAATGCTGGCTCTAAACCGGGAACAGGTTTCTATTTTTGCGTTCAGTGCGGAAAACGCGCTTACTTAGAAATTGGTACGGATCGTTTACCACCGTGTACCAAATGCTTATGCAATCAATTTAAAAAATAA
- a CDS encoding DUF4126 domain-containing protein: METILGLCIGIGLSAACGFRVFVPLLIMSLASLVGWFEPMKGFEWLAMPSVCLALGIATVCEIAAYYIPWVDNALDTIATPAAMVAGTLTTMAVSSGEMSQFASWAAAIIVGGGTAGAVQMSTVAVRGLSTATTGGVANPVFSTGEWISAVILSVLSFLVPVLVVIVGIIAMIWIVRWIKQKKQQRLDHTAS, encoded by the coding sequence ATGGAAACAATTTTAGGCTTATGTATCGGCATTGGACTGAGTGCCGCATGTGGTTTTCGTGTCTTTGTGCCATTACTTATTATGAGCCTTGCCTCGCTTGTTGGCTGGTTCGAACCGATGAAAGGCTTTGAATGGCTTGCCATGCCAAGTGTATGTTTAGCGTTAGGCATTGCAACCGTATGTGAAATTGCAGCCTATTATATTCCATGGGTAGATAATGCCTTAGACACCATTGCTACACCTGCAGCGATGGTCGCAGGCACACTCACCACTATGGCAGTCAGCTCAGGGGAAATGTCACAGTTTGCCAGTTGGGCAGCGGCGATTATTGTCGGCGGCGGAACAGCAGGCGCAGTGCAGATGAGTACCGTGGCGGTACGAGGGCTTTCTACAGCAACCACAGGTGGTGTGGCAAATCCTGTATTTTCAACAGGTGAATGGATCAGCGCCGTCATCCTTTCCGTATTATCGTTTTTAGTGCCTGTATTGGTGGTCATTGTCGGGATTATTGCAATGATTTGGATCGTGCGTTGGATTAAACAAAAGAAACAGCAAAGACTTGATCACACTGCTTCATAA
- the ygfZ gene encoding CAF17-like 4Fe-4S cluster assembly/insertion protein YgfZ, with product MSDLAFSSFTLNGVDAQKFLQGQVTLHVERLEENTTRYTSICNLKGRIVFGLWLTKINSESFEIVTVADQAEDFAKHIKKFGAFSKMKLEEAGSVYPTANGIQTIFTAEPTDIQAWILTAIESGQAFIQAASAELFQPQELRMHQRDGIHYDKGCYLGQEVIARLWFKAQPKAWLHLISGTTAAPQVGEQLHNNVQVINSVAVDGGYKALVVAKPEALTDIDVTVLELPEALSGDVARPQ from the coding sequence ATGAGCGATTTAGCCTTCTCCTCTTTTACTCTTAACGGTGTTGATGCCCAAAAGTTCTTACAAGGACAAGTGACCTTACATGTGGAACGTTTAGAGGAAAACACCACCCGCTATACCAGCATTTGTAATTTAAAAGGTCGTATTGTATTTGGTTTATGGCTGACCAAAATCAACAGCGAAAGTTTTGAAATTGTCACGGTAGCTGACCAAGCAGAAGACTTTGCCAAACACATTAAAAAGTTTGGTGCATTTTCAAAAATGAAACTTGAAGAAGCAGGTTCTGTATACCCAACTGCAAATGGTATTCAAACCATATTTACCGCTGAGCCGACAGATATTCAAGCATGGATTTTAACTGCGATTGAATCAGGTCAAGCTTTTATTCAAGCAGCAAGCGCAGAACTCTTCCAACCACAAGAATTACGTATGCATCAACGTGATGGCATTCACTACGACAAAGGCTGTTACTTGGGTCAGGAAGTGATTGCCCGTCTTTGGTTTAAAGCACAACCCAAAGCATGGTTGCATCTCATTTCAGGCACTACTGCTGCACCTCAAGTGGGTGAACAGTTACATAACAATGTCCAAGTCATCAATAGTGTTGCTGTAGACGGCGGTTATAAAGCGCTTGTGGTAGCAAAACCTGAAGCTCTAACAGACATTGATGTGACAGTACTTGAACTGCCAGAAGCTTTAAGTGGTGATGTAGCGCGTCCACAATAA
- a CDS encoding IS5-like element IS17 family transposase: MNKPTQKIYRTTNWPAYNRALMSRGNIAIWFDPATQWYAPSKGKQGRNQTYSDAAIQCCLMIKSLFRLSLRMVTGFVQSLIKLCGLNWTAPDYSTLCRRQKHIDIAISYQKSSDGLHLLVDSTGMKFLGEGEWKRKKHGAEYRRQWRKLHIGIDAKTLQIRAIQLTTNNVSDSQVLGDLLNQIPQDEQIDSVYTDGAYDTKQCRQVIADRQAHAVIPPRKNAKPWKDTKSSSLERNELLRTVKRLGRTLWKKWSGYHRRSLVETKMHCIKLLGDKLMARSFPSQVNEIHARVAVLNRFTELGRPLTQVTP; encoded by the coding sequence ATGAATAAGCCTACACAGAAAATCTACCGCACAACCAATTGGCCCGCATATAACCGAGCACTCATGAGTCGCGGAAATATTGCCATTTGGTTTGATCCTGCTACGCAATGGTATGCGCCATCAAAAGGCAAACAAGGGCGAAATCAAACCTACTCCGACGCAGCCATCCAATGCTGCTTAATGATTAAATCCTTATTCCGTCTATCTTTACGTATGGTCACTGGCTTTGTGCAAAGTCTGATTAAACTTTGCGGATTAAATTGGACCGCACCAGATTACAGTACGCTTTGTAGAAGACAAAAGCATATTGATATTGCAATCAGCTACCAAAAAAGTAGCGATGGGCTGCATCTACTCGTAGACTCTACAGGCATGAAGTTTCTAGGTGAGGGCGAATGGAAACGCAAGAAACATGGAGCTGAATATCGTCGCCAATGGCGTAAACTACATATTGGTATAGATGCCAAAACCCTACAAATACGCGCTATTCAGCTCACAACCAATAATGTCAGTGATTCACAGGTGCTTGGTGATTTACTTAATCAGATTCCACAAGATGAGCAGATTGACTCTGTTTATACCGATGGAGCTTATGACACCAAGCAATGCCGTCAGGTTATTGCAGATCGGCAAGCACATGCGGTGATTCCACCTAGAAAAAATGCGAAACCATGGAAAGATACAAAAAGTAGCTCGCTAGAGCGAAATGAATTACTTCGAACAGTTAAACGTTTAGGCAGGACATTATGGAAAAAATGGTCAGGCTATCATCGCCGCAGTTTGGTGGAAACCAAGATGCATTGCATCAAATTATTAGGCGATAAATTAATGGCAAGAAGCTTTCCTAGTCAGGTGAATGAAATTCATGCACGTGTAGCAGTCCTCAACAGATTTACGGAATTAGGTCGACCACTTACCCAAGTTACGCCTTAA